The following coding sequences lie in one Miscanthus floridulus cultivar M001 chromosome 9, ASM1932011v1, whole genome shotgun sequence genomic window:
- the LOC136482423 gene encoding uncharacterized protein has translation MQGPASKKHKLTIKTTTKKRTLGSSLSAALGIPSSAEIAQTSAPAPDIQTLTVQRIEDQALPITSSAGGLFAPDVPPSANETIPQMPISGSSAIMPSAQQENQLKQAQDSPPDSLFSFDIEDFLAEDEASSSSTSAQQTMETSLADEVKNTLQEMLVFLNKNIVELVQDAGPIRNILQSIRRQLTPELKSAIIPAAFIECH, from the exons ATGCAAGGGCCGGCGTCCAAGAAGCATAAGCTTACCATCAAGACCACCACCAAGAAGCGCACCCTTGGCTCTTCATTATCAGCCGCTCTTGGGATACCATCATCGGCTGAAATTGCTCAG ACCTCTGCTCCAGCTCCCGACATCCAGACGTTGACAGTCCAGAGAATTGAAGATCAAGCTTTGCCTATCACTTCATCGGCCGGCGGTCTTTTTGCTCCAGATGTGCCACCCTCGGCCAATGAGACGATTCCCCAGATGCCTATATCAGGCTCATCGGCCATCATGCCTTCTGCTCAGCAAGAAAACCAACTAAAACAA GCTCAAGATTCTCCACCCGATAGTCTCTTCTCCTTTGACATTGAAGATTTCTTGGCCGAAGATGAAGCAAGTTCTTCAAGCACATCGGCTCAACAGACAATGGAGACATCCTTAGCCGATGAAGTGAAAAATACGCTACAAGAAATGCTGGTTTTCCTAAATAAGAATATAGTTGAACTAGTTCAAGATGCTGGGCCGATCCGCAATATCCTTCAATCCATCAGAAGGCAACTAACTCCTGAGCTCAAATCGGCCATCATTCCTGCAGCTTTCATCGAGTGCCATTAA